CTGAACCGCTTCAACATTCATATGACAATCATTGGCATCGAAAAATCCGACCCGCTGACTGCGGGAGCTGGGCTCGGCCCTGACATTCAGGACATCGTTGGGCGCCACATTGGTAACGCAGACGGAATCGCTTCCGCGATAGCCAGCTTCCGCCCGTTTCATGGGCAGCTGAAGGACCACAAGACAAAGTGCGGCCAACACCAGTTTGTTCTTTGACGTAATCAAGTTAGACAATCTTTCTCTCCCCACCATGCGAGAAAACTTGGAAAAATCTCGACAAAATTGCGGTTGTTCATTTGATTTCAAGTAAAAAGTTCAGAGCGGCTGTTCTACATTGTTCCTAGAAACGGACACAACTGGAAACATATGTCCTTTTCCGTACGCAACAAAGCTGTTTTTGCTTGAGTGCTCGGATAAAAAACGCCCCTGACAAAAAATTTTCCGCAAGCAGAGCAGTTGTTTCCTTCAAGCGGCATTCCCGTACGGAACGTCAAAAGGAACAGATCAACACGCACCCAAAACTTGTGATGACTCCCCTTTCTCCCCATATTTGAAGATGCGACAACAGCCGGGGAGATCTCACAGCTACATGGTAGACAAGCATTATACCGAAGACGATTTCGAACTCCTGCCGCCAGAAAAGGCAGCCGAGGATGACAAGGGCCATCGGGACACGAGCGCCGCGAAGAAGGCCGCCAACGTCCGCAAGAAATTCTGGTCCGTGGTCAAGAAGGCCGCCCGGCAGGTGCCAATCATCGAGGAAGTCGTCGCCGGATATTATTGCGCCTTTGATGCCAGCACCCCGTTCCGCGTCCGCCTGACGCTTATCGGCGCGCTTGCCTATTTCGTTCTGCCACTCGATGTGGTGCCCGACATGATCCTCGGCATCGGCTTTACCGATGATCTGGCGCTTCTCGCCTATGTACTGAAGACCGTGCATTCGCACATCACCGACGAGCACCGCCTGAGGGCCAAACGGGCGCTATCGGAGCATGATGTCTATGTCGAGCGCTAGACCATAGCGCTCGCGACCACTCGTTTACACGCAATCAGACCAGTGACACGATGACCTTGCCTTTTGCCTCCCGGTTGGCAATGGCGCGAATGGCCTCTGGCGTCTTCTCAAGCGGATAGACGCGATCAATGTGGGGCTTGAGGTCGCCCGCCTTCACCCATTCCATGATCTGGAGCATATTCTCCGCATGAGCCTGCGGCTCGATCAGGATCGACTCGCTCCAGAACACCCCGAGCACATCGACACTCTTCAGCATCACGAGATTGAGCGGCATCTTGGGGATCGTCCCCGAGGCAAACCCGATCACCAGAAAGCGGCCATACCAACCGGTGGCCCGCAAGGCCGCCTCGGCCAAATCGCCCCCGACCGGATCATAGACCACATCCACACCCCTGCGATCGGTAAGGCTTTTCAGCGCGGACTTGAGATCGAGTTTGACATAATTGAGCAACTCATCCGCACCGTGCGCCTTGCACAGCGCGAGCTTGTCATCGCTTGAGGCACAGGCAATCACCCGCGCGCCCATCAGACGCCCGATCTCCACTGCAGCAAGCCCCACACCACCGGACG
This region of uncultured Cohaesibacter sp. genomic DNA includes:
- a CDS encoding YkvA family protein yields the protein MVDKHYTEDDFELLPPEKAAEDDKGHRDTSAAKKAANVRKKFWSVVKKAARQVPIIEEVVAGYYCAFDASTPFRVRLTLIGALAYFVLPLDVVPDMILGIGFTDDLALLAYVLKTVHSHITDEHRLRAKRALSEHDVYVER
- a CDS encoding NADPH:quinone oxidoreductase family protein, encoding MRAILCETFGPPEGLVLAEIDKPEPGPGELLVRVHAAALNFFDTLIIENKYQFTPDRPFSPAGEISGVIEACGEGVDAGRVGERVIAYVRWGGARDYVVIKVEEALLMPDGLGFEEAAGLMITYGTTIYALRSRAKLQPGETLAVLGASGGVGLAAVEIGRLMGARVIACASSDDKLALCKAHGADELLNYVKLDLKSALKSLTDRRGVDVVYDPVGGDLAEAALRATGWYGRFLVIGFASGTIPKMPLNLVMLKSVDVLGVFWSESILIEPQAHAENMLQIMEWVKAGDLKPHIDRVYPLEKTPEAIRAIANREAKGKVIVSLV